GACGAAGGAGGCCTGGACCGGTATGGGGTTGCTTCACCAAGCCATGAATATCGGTGCGGAAACTTCCGCACGGCAAATGGGCTGGGGATCCGGAGGGGATAACACCGAACCCGTTGGATCAACCCCGGAGATGCGCGAGGCAATTTCAAACCAGACAGATGCCCGGAGTGACCTTGAACGTGGATGGGATTCCACACTGGACTTCATGGAAAGCCCGACCGTTCAGTACTCAGCCATGGGTGTTGGAGCGGCGGCTGTCATGGCCAACGCTGGATTGGGAGCGGCCGCTTGCGCAACCGCCTCGGCAAGTTCTATCGCAATCGCTTCCGGGTCGGCCCTGATACCATTAGCTGCCGGCGTCGGTGCGGGATTGATAGGCAATTGGGCGGGTGGTCATATCGGCAATTGGGTCGGATCGGCAATGGGGCTGGAACCTCTTTCCGGCCCAAGCGAAGAACCTGCCGTTGTCGGGGACAAGATCTATCACGCTCCCTCAGGGCTCGTGGCCGGACTGATGGGCGCGGCTATCGTTCTGGGCGCTGTCGCTGCAATAGGTGCTATGGCTGCCCTGACAGCTGCGACGGGAGGAGCCGCAGCGCCGCTATTGGTAGCTACCGTGGGTTTCATTGCGGGTGGCCTGGTTGGAGGGACACTGTTCGGTGCTGCGAGTTCCCTGGGCCAGCAGGGCGAAGAGAAAGGTGAGATACGCAAAGGTTCACCAGACGTCTTATTCGAAAACAAGGCGGTCGCTCATGTGAGCGCATTCATCGATTGTCGGGACCATGGCATGGAGAAACAATGCGCACAGGGTTCGGACACCGTTTATGTCAATGGATTTCCGCTATCTCGAAAAGGGCACAAGACGACCTGTGACGGTACGATCCAGACCGGACGGAAAACGATCAAGCTTGATATGACGACATCCGCCGATCAACTGGACATCGACGGGGGCTGGCTCAATCGCATCGTCCGGACCGGCGTTGCCATTTCGGACTTTTTACCGTTTCCGCGCAGTGCGAAACCCCGCCCAGGAGACAGTACTCCACCGAGGCCGAAACCTGATGACTCGACTCCAGCGCCGCCAACCAGGCCCAGGGAGAGCGCAGAGTCAGATGGGATTAATACAAATGCGCAAAATCGAGTTGGCGATCCCGTCGACGTGGCGTCTGGACAGGTCAGCGAGTGCCGTATCGATATCACGATCCCCGGAACCATTCCATTGCGTCTTGATCGCAGCTACCGGCGCGGCGCGACCGGTATCCAGGGCAATGACTGGTCTGGTACGTGGGCGCAACATCTGAGAATCGAGGCGGGTCGCACCGTTTGGCAGGATCCCGACGGTGTCGAATTCACCTTCGACACACCGGATGACAATGTCTGGTCTGTCAACCTTCGCTGCCCTCACATTGCGCTGCTGGGGAGCCGTTCGGGCCTGATGTATCTTTACGATTATCGCAGCCAGCTGTTCACGATCTTCAACCACCGGGTCAAAAACCGGCTGTTGCTGAGTGCGATACAGGATCGCAATGGGAACGAGATCACATTTCATTATGGTGAAGAGGGGCTGAAATCGGTCAACCACAGCGACGGTTTCGGCCTGGCCGTGGACAGCCGGCGCATGCTGATTCATCACGCCGCACTGATCGGCCACGATGCGGGCGATTGTGTCTTTACCTGGCAATATGACCGGACAGGTCGCCTGACCCGCGTGGACTCGGCGCAAACAGGACAGCTGCGCTACGGCTATGATGAGCAGGGGCGGCTTAACATGTGGGCCGATAGCGGCTTGACCCGGGCACATTTCGCTTATGATCGTGCTGATCGGGTCATCCGCAACTGGAGCGACAGTGGTCATCTGTCGGTCGAACTTGCCTATGATGTCGATGCAAGGCGCACCCGTGTCACCGATGCTGCGGGTTGCGTCAGCTTCTTTGACTGGAACGAACGCGGGCTGGTCTGGCGCGAGATCGATGCGTTGGGCGGCGAATGGCTTACCGAATGGGGATCTGCCTGTGAAGTCCGGGCATGGCAGGATCCATTAGGGAACCGTTGGGCGTTTTCTTATAACGGTGTTGGCGACTTGGTGCGCACCACTGATCCAGATGGCAATATCGATAGCTGGGAATACAATGCCGACCGGCTGCCTATCGCTCATATCGACGCCACTCGCGCACGCACCGAATTCCGCTATAACAAGAATGGAAAGCTTGTTGCAGTCATCGATCCGACCGGCACCGAGCGGCTTTATCGCCGCGACGAACAGGGCAAGATTATGCGGATCGACCTGCCGCAAATGCGACAGACGCGCATCTATTACGATGCGCTGAACCGCCCCTCTCGCCTGCAGACCCCCTCCGGGGAAGTGATCAGGTTGATACATGATACGGAAGGCCGGCTGATCCGTCAAATCGATGAAATTGGTGCGGAAACTTGCTTTGACTACGCGCGTGGCCCCCAGAACCCGCGTGGCGATCTGGCGCAGGTTACGCTACCCGATGGCACGGTCGTCGATACCGCCTATGATGGCGAAGGTCTTGTTGCTGCAGTCAGAAACGGTGTCGGAGATACGCGTCACTTCCGTTACGGTGCCTTCGGTCTGCCGCTGGAGACACGGGACGCACAGGGTAACCGCGTCAGGCTGGAGCACGATCACGCGCTTTGCCTGACCGCTATCATCAACGAGTCAGGACAGCGGTATGAGTTAACCTACGACGCCGTTGGTCACCTTATCACCGAGAGAGACTATTCCGGACTCGTCACGCGCTATGACTACGATATTGCCGGGCGGGTGTGTCGCCGGATCGCCCCTGATGGCGTCGAAAGCCGCTATACATGGTCGCCTGCAGGTCGCCTTGTCCGGGTCGAGGTGGCCGCTGGCGAAAAAGTTGCTGTCACTACATCGGAATATGACGCGGCCGGCAGACTGGTCGAGATTCGAAACGATGACGGAGTGGTGACCCGCTCCTATGATGCCGCGGGACGGATGATCAGCGAAACGGTCAACGGTCGCCAGATGACCTATGCCTATGAAACCGGCTCTGCTGCGCCTGTTGCTCGTGGCGGCGATGGGCTTGAGCTGGAACTGGCGTATTCGCTGGATGGCAGCATGTCTGCCATGCGTTTTGCAGGGACGGAGCTTTGCTTTGAACGTGATGCGCGCGGTCTGGAAATCCAGCGCCGCACAACCGGCGGCTTCACGCATGAGCAAGGCTGGGACGTCATGCGGCGCCTCGGCGGACAACTGGTCGGACCTGAGGCGATGAACGGCCGTCCGTCAGCCGCTCGGATTGAACGCGGCTATAACTGGGACCGCGCCGGACGCGTTATCTCCATTGCCGATCGGTCTGCCGGGGTGACCAATATTCATTACGATGCGCGCGGCCTCGTCACCGGCATCTCACAACAGCGCCCCGACGGATCGTCCCCGATCCTGCATCAATACGATTACGATCCGAGCCGGAACCTTGCCGAGCTGATCGAGAACATGCATTCGCAGCAGATCGAAGCGCATGCCGGTCGTATCCGCCGCCGCGGCAATATCACCTATCAACACGACGCCTGTGGCCGGGTCATCGAAAAACGCCATGAGGAACCGGGTTTCCGCCCGCGTATCTGGCAGATGAGCTGGGACGCCCATGACCAGCTGGTGCGGCTCAGGACGCCGGACGGGTCGGTCTGGTGCTATGAATATGACGCCTTGGGTCGCCGCATCCGCCGCCTGCGAGTACTCGAGGGGGGCGTGAAATCGCATGCTAGGCAGAATCGCGCGCCCGATGACTGGAGCCTGCCCGAGAGTGCCCCGGCGCAGGATCGGTCTTCTGCAGACGATCCGGGCGGGGTTGCCCTCCGGCGCATTGGCAGCGCCTATCAGTGGGACGGCGACTGTATCGCGGCCGAGGCTCCGGTCTATGCCGATGGTACGGTTGCCTGGGATCAGGCAGAGCATTGGATCTACGAGCCGGGCAGTTTCCGCCCGCTGGCCCGCGTATATCAGGATCATATCGCCCATGTGGTCACAGATCACCTGGGCACTCCGCGCGAACTTGTTTCCGAGGATGGTCGAAAGGTTCTCTGGCGCGCCGAACTGGGCCTGTGGGGCAAGCTGGACCATCTTGAGCAGACCGCGAATGACGACCAACCGCCGGTGGCCTGCCCGATCAGGTTCCAGGGGCAGTGGGAGGATCCGGAAAGCGGGCTCTATTACAACCGGCACCGTTACTACGATCCGGATGCGACCCAGTATCTGTCGCCGGACCCGATTGGATTGGAAGGCGGGCTCCGGCCACAGGGTTATGTGACCGATCCGAATGGTTGGGTGGATCCGTTGGGCCTGGACCGTCAAGGACCCCGTTATGAACCTGGATCCGGCAGCGGTGGCGGCCAGCCAGTTAGCTCAGATTGGATGCGCAGGGTTGTCAATGAAAGTGGAGGGCCAATACCTAATACCATTGCTGATAAGCTGCGTGGACGGCATTTCTCCACGTTTGATGATTTCCGTTCAGCGTTCTGGCAAGAAGTCGCAACTGACCCGAAGCTAGCGAGTCAGTTTAACGCGGCAAATCGCGCTAGGATGGCAAAAGGACTTGCGCCAATTGCGCCCAGAACCGAACAAATAGGCGGCCGCAAATCGTTCGAACTAGACCATGCTCGACCAATATATCAAGGAGGCGCCGTGTACGATGTTGATAACTTGCAGGTTATGACGCCTCGTGCGCATATAGAAAAAACAGGGATTGATAATAATCTTCCTAGGAACAATGGCCCATGTCCCGGTGCTGGGTAGTGTAAAACTGACTGACGGAGACACACCATGGTTGATGCCTTGACGAAGCATAGTTTGTCTGAATTCACACGCGCGGAGTTTCTGGATTTTGTTGAACGGATTTCGCGTGCGGAGGGGGCAACGGAAAAAGAGAATGACGAATGGGTGGATCATTTTGCCAAACTTGTTGAACCTCATCCAAAAGGAACAGACATAATGTTTTGGCCTGAGGAAGGAGCAGATGATTCACCAGAAGGAATTGTTTCCGAAGTTGAACGATTCTGCCGCGAGAATAAACTACCTTGCTTCAAGGATTGTGATTCATGAATTGATCCGGCTCATATGCACATCATCCTGTATCCCGGCTCGGCAATGGGTTTTTTCTTTCGCCCTGAAACTCTCCACGATCCTTTGCATCTCGGCCTTCTGGCTGGGGCTCATCTGGCCGTCAGTGGAGGCTGTGACGATCAGCGCTCTATCGCCCATATCGATGATCGTGCTCAACATATGGACAGGAGTCTTGTTGCGCATCCAGCGGCCTTCCATCTCATGCGCTGGTAGGCCGGAGACGTGAAATTCACGACGACCCAGCAATTCGAAACCCTCGAGCGCTTTCTCGACGCGTTTCATTTGATCTTCCAGATATTCCGGAAAGCTGACGCCCCATGCCCTGTCGTCGCGGGTGATCGTCAGCGCCATCTGTGTCGGTGAATTGTCTGACGCCATGACGTTGACAGTTCGGTCGCGCCAACCGTCCGGCAGGTCAAACACGCCTTCGTTGATGCGGTACATCAGCCCCCTACACCCTTGTTCAGATGAATTTCCGGCCCGGATTGATCCAACCCGTTCTTGTTGAAAATAATCTTGGAGCCGTCGCCGAACTGCAGCACGACCTGATCCGTCGTCATCGTCAGTGAGCCATCGCCCACCTTCAGCGTCAGCTTCTCGGTCGCTTCGGCCTCGATGACTTTCGAACCCATGCTCATCTTGTTGGTGGACAAATGCTCCATGACGTCATGCGATTCGACATGAACCTTTACCGTGGCGGCCATCTCTATATCGTTGTCTGCCTTGTAGGATATGATTCCCGGCCCACCATCGCCCGCAACAGCCGTCTCGGTGACCTTGTTTGCCTTGACGCTGCGCGTCAGCGCGACTGTCTCGGCAAGATTGCCGCTTGCGACCGCCTTGGCCTCGTCTCCGGACTGCACGGTGATGCTGCGATTGCCGCCTTCGACCATAGTGGATTCATTGTCCTTGATGACCCGCTCCATGTCTTTCTGGGCATGCATGAAGATCTTTTCGGCGCCACCGGCATCCTCGAAGCTCAGTTCGTTGAAGCCCGATCCGCCATGCGTCTTGGTCTTGAAGCCACTTTTCGTCTTGCTGGCCGGCAGGCCGTAGATATTGCCGTTCTTGCCGTTCACCACGCAGCCAGTTACGATTGGCTTGTCGGGGTTGCCATCAATGAAATCAACCACCACCTCCATGCCGATGCGTGGGATGACGACGCCGCCAAGCCCGTTACCGGCCCAGTTCTGCGACACACGGCAGCGCATAGATCGGGCGCCTTCAAGATCCCAGTGGAATTGGACAAGGATACGCCCGAATTCGTCGCAGTCGATCTCTCCGTCACCGACCACCACTGCGGTCTGCGGCCCCTGCACGATCGGCGCCGGCGTCCGCCTCGGCGGTGCCATCGGTGCGGTGTCGGGCATCAGAGTATAAGAGCCGGTAAAGGCATAGCCGTCGTCCTCGGCTCCACCCGAGCCATATGCCTCACTGACGAAATTATGCGAGGCGCTCAGGCAGAGATAGCGCTCGCCCGTTCCAGGCACCGGTTCTCCGGCGAGTATCACCACCATCCCTGAACCAAGACTTACACAGTCTCCCACGGCCCGGTTGCGCCGATCGCTACCGCGCTCCTGCTTCGTACGCAGACGAGCCGTCATCTTGCCGCTGTCCTGATCAGCGAAATCACCAGGATATTCATAGCTTTCAAGCTGGCCGAAAGCATGAATCGCGTCCCCGACATGGTCGGATTCCATCGTGGCTGTCGGAGTCTTGAAATTGTAATCGATCAATCGCACGGCTCCGGTGGTCAGGTTCCGCTCGGGTGACCATTCCCAGAAATGCTCCCCTGGCGCCTGATGGTGCCTGTCATAGCGCCTGAATTCGCGTGGCCCAATATTCTCATGGGTAATGACATCATCGGTGAGCACAAGAACATGCTTGCCCGGTTCGTGACGGAAATGGAAGCTGATCCCGTGCCGCTCCATCTGGCGGCGGGCAAAATCCAGATCGCTTTCACGATATTGAACAGTGTATTCCAAGATGGGATACACTTCGGATAGTTTCATCTCGAAATCCACGTCGCCGGTAACGACGTAATCTAGGAACAGTTCCTGAAGAATCTGGTCCACGGACTTGTTATGGAAGATCCTCTGGTTGCGCCGCTGCCCTGCAAGCCAAAACCAGGGTCGTAGCGTCAAATCGTAGCGGTGTCCGTTTTCTCCCACGCCGACCCATCTGGCCTTGGTCACGATTCCATCGAAGGGACGCATCACGTCATGAGCCTCGATTTCCACCGTGGCATGGGTGCCAATCAATGCATCGAAATCAAGATTGTCCCGGGTGGACAAGGCTTCGACCTGGTATTCGAACAACTCATTCAGACGGTCCGTTCCACTGAAGCGCAACAGGACCAATTCATCCTGTCCAAGTGCCGTGTGCAGCCGGCCAGTACGTTCAATCTGCTTGAAGGGGGCATTCATCCATGGCCTCCATGAAATTGAGATAATATAGCTTATATGTTTACCGCGATTCTGCTCAAAGTGACAGTCTGGTCGGCATTTTGTTGCCCTGACGTCAAGCAAGTGCCGCGACTCTCAACCGCCCCCTGATTTCGAATGTTGTTGCTGGTCGCCTGGACCCTAAGGTGTATCCCGAACCTGTTGAAGGGATACGAGATGGCGAAACGCGGGAAATTTACAGATCAATTCAAGGCGAAGGTCGCGCTTGAGGCGCTGCGTGGTGATGCAGACCAATAACAGACAAGCGCAGTGTGCAGCTTCTTCGGTGAAACGCCCATCACGACACTCACCAAAGAGGGCGGGAACGATTCGCGCGAGAACAGGCCGTGAATCGCTGTGCCAATTCTGTGCCACATAGCTATGCGTGTTCTTGCCACGTTCTGCCATAGAGCAACCTAACCACATATCACGCGCGGATGAATTTTCCTTAATACTCATAAGGGATTGACTGGTGCTGCTGGACAGGATTGAACTGTCGACCTCTCCCTTACCAAGGGAGTGCTCTACCACTGAGCTACAGCAGCGCCGTGCAGGGCGTTTAGACAAAGCTGAAGGGTCGCGCAAGGGGGGCGCCACAAAAATCCCGAAGGCATTCGTCTGCAGGAGGATCGCGGCATCGCTGGACTGTCGTGCACGGGGGCGATAACAGGATCGGATGGCAGATCGGTCAAAGGATAGGCGCAGGCCCGGCACGGGCAAGAACGAAGGCGAGGCCGGTTCCCGCGAGGACAGGCTGCGGGCGGCATTGCGCGCCAATCTGGCGCGCCGCAAGGCGCAGGCGCGGGCTCGTTCGGATCGGAATGTGCCGGAGACCGGAAGCGGCGAGACTGAGCGCGGCAAGGATACAGGCGGAGACGACAGCTAGAATGGACCAGATCATCGTTCAGGGGAACGGCCCCCTACAGGGCGAAATTCCGATTGCGGGGGCAAAGAATGCCTGCCTCACGCTGATGCCCGCGACGCTATTGACGGATCAGCCGCTGACGCTGACCAATGCGCCGCGGCTGTCGGATATCCGCACCATGACCGAGCTCTTGCAAAGTCTTGGCGCCGAAGTCGCCAGCCTGCAGGAGGGTAAGGTATTGTCGCTCTCCAGCCATGCGCTGGACAGCCATCGCGCCGAATATGACATCGTGCGCAAGATGCGCGCCTCGATCCTCGTGCTCGGCCCTATGCTGGCACGGGATGGCCGTGCCGAGGTTTCGCTGCCTGGTGGTTGCGCGATCGGCGCGCGTCCGGTCGATCTGCATCTCAGGGCGCTGGAGGCGATGGGCGCCGAACTGGATTTGCGCGACGGTTATGTCTATGCGAAAGCCCCTTCCGGGGGGCTGCAAGGCGCGGTCGTGGAATTTCCGCTGGTCTCTGTCGGCGCGACCGAGAACGCTCTGATGGCCGCGACGCTGGCGCGGGGCACCACAGTGCTGAAGAACGCCGCCCGCGAGCCCGAGATCTCTGACCTGGCCCGATGCCTGCGCCGCATGGGTGCACAGATCGACGGCGAGGGAACCGACACGATCACCATTCAGGGGGTCGATTCACTGGGGGGGGCGACGCATCCGGTGGTGACCGACCGGATCGAACTCGGCACCTATATGCTGGCCCCCGCCATGTGTGGCGGCGA
This region of Paracoccus saliphilus genomic DNA includes:
- a CDS encoding RHS repeat-associated core domain-containing protein, with translation MTKEAWTGMGLLHQAMNIGAETSARQMGWGSGGDNTEPVGSTPEMREAISNQTDARSDLERGWDSTLDFMESPTVQYSAMGVGAAAVMANAGLGAAACATASASSIAIASGSALIPLAAGVGAGLIGNWAGGHIGNWVGSAMGLEPLSGPSEEPAVVGDKIYHAPSGLVAGLMGAAIVLGAVAAIGAMAALTAATGGAAAPLLVATVGFIAGGLVGGTLFGAASSLGQQGEEKGEIRKGSPDVLFENKAVAHVSAFIDCRDHGMEKQCAQGSDTVYVNGFPLSRKGHKTTCDGTIQTGRKTIKLDMTTSADQLDIDGGWLNRIVRTGVAISDFLPFPRSAKPRPGDSTPPRPKPDDSTPAPPTRPRESAESDGINTNAQNRVGDPVDVASGQVSECRIDITIPGTIPLRLDRSYRRGATGIQGNDWSGTWAQHLRIEAGRTVWQDPDGVEFTFDTPDDNVWSVNLRCPHIALLGSRSGLMYLYDYRSQLFTIFNHRVKNRLLLSAIQDRNGNEITFHYGEEGLKSVNHSDGFGLAVDSRRMLIHHAALIGHDAGDCVFTWQYDRTGRLTRVDSAQTGQLRYGYDEQGRLNMWADSGLTRAHFAYDRADRVIRNWSDSGHLSVELAYDVDARRTRVTDAAGCVSFFDWNERGLVWREIDALGGEWLTEWGSACEVRAWQDPLGNRWAFSYNGVGDLVRTTDPDGNIDSWEYNADRLPIAHIDATRARTEFRYNKNGKLVAVIDPTGTERLYRRDEQGKIMRIDLPQMRQTRIYYDALNRPSRLQTPSGEVIRLIHDTEGRLIRQIDEIGAETCFDYARGPQNPRGDLAQVTLPDGTVVDTAYDGEGLVAAVRNGVGDTRHFRYGAFGLPLETRDAQGNRVRLEHDHALCLTAIINESGQRYELTYDAVGHLITERDYSGLVTRYDYDIAGRVCRRIAPDGVESRYTWSPAGRLVRVEVAAGEKVAVTTSEYDAAGRLVEIRNDDGVVTRSYDAAGRMISETVNGRQMTYAYETGSAAPVARGGDGLELELAYSLDGSMSAMRFAGTELCFERDARGLEIQRRTTGGFTHEQGWDVMRRLGGQLVGPEAMNGRPSAARIERGYNWDRAGRVISIADRSAGVTNIHYDARGLVTGISQQRPDGSSPILHQYDYDPSRNLAELIENMHSQQIEAHAGRIRRRGNITYQHDACGRVIEKRHEEPGFRPRIWQMSWDAHDQLVRLRTPDGSVWCYEYDALGRRIRRLRVLEGGVKSHARQNRAPDDWSLPESAPAQDRSSADDPGGVALRRIGSAYQWDGDCIAAEAPVYADGTVAWDQAEHWIYEPGSFRPLARVYQDHIAHVVTDHLGTPRELVSEDGRKVLWRAELGLWGKLDHLEQTANDDQPPVACPIRFQGQWEDPESGLYYNRHRYYDPDATQYLSPDPIGLEGGLRPQGYVTDPNGWVDPLGLDRQGPRYEPGSGSGGGQPVSSDWMRRVVNESGGPIPNTIADKLRGRHFSTFDDFRSAFWQEVATDPKLASQFNAANRARMAKGLAPIAPRTEQIGGRKSFELDHARPIYQGGAVYDVDNLQVMTPRAHIEKTGIDNNLPRNNGPCPGAG
- a CDS encoding bacteriocin immunity protein, with protein sequence MVDALTKHSLSEFTRAEFLDFVERISRAEGATEKENDEWVDHFAKLVEPHPKGTDIMFWPEEGADDSPEGIVSEVERFCRENKLPCFKDCDS
- a CDS encoding DcrB-related protein codes for the protein MYRINEGVFDLPDGWRDRTVNVMASDNSPTQMALTITRDDRAWGVSFPEYLEDQMKRVEKALEGFELLGRREFHVSGLPAHEMEGRWMRNKTPVHMLSTIIDMGDRALIVTASTDGQMSPSQKAEMQRIVESFRAKEKTHCRAGIQDDVHMSRINS
- a CDS encoding type VI secretion system Vgr family protein, whose amino-acid sequence is MNAPFKQIERTGRLHTALGQDELVLLRFSGTDRLNELFEYQVEALSTRDNLDFDALIGTHATVEIEAHDVMRPFDGIVTKARWVGVGENGHRYDLTLRPWFWLAGQRRNQRIFHNKSVDQILQELFLDYVVTGDVDFEMKLSEVYPILEYTVQYRESDLDFARRQMERHGISFHFRHEPGKHVLVLTDDVITHENIGPREFRRYDRHHQAPGEHFWEWSPERNLTTGAVRLIDYNFKTPTATMESDHVGDAIHAFGQLESYEYPGDFADQDSGKMTARLRTKQERGSDRRNRAVGDCVSLGSGMVVILAGEPVPGTGERYLCLSASHNFVSEAYGSGGAEDDGYAFTGSYTLMPDTAPMAPPRRTPAPIVQGPQTAVVVGDGEIDCDEFGRILVQFHWDLEGARSMRCRVSQNWAGNGLGGVVIPRIGMEVVVDFIDGNPDKPIVTGCVVNGKNGNIYGLPASKTKSGFKTKTHGGSGFNELSFEDAGGAEKIFMHAQKDMERVIKDNESTMVEGGNRSITVQSGDEAKAVASGNLAETVALTRSVKANKVTETAVAGDGGPGIISYKADNDIEMAATVKVHVESHDVMEHLSTNKMSMGSKVIEAEATEKLTLKVGDGSLTMTTDQVVLQFGDGSKIIFNKNGLDQSGPEIHLNKGVGG
- the murA gene encoding UDP-N-acetylglucosamine 1-carboxyvinyltransferase, with the protein product MDQIIVQGNGPLQGEIPIAGAKNACLTLMPATLLTDQPLTLTNAPRLSDIRTMTELLQSLGAEVASLQEGKVLSLSSHALDSHRAEYDIVRKMRASILVLGPMLARDGRAEVSLPGGCAIGARPVDLHLRALEAMGAELDLRDGYVYAKAPSGGLQGAVVEFPLVSVGATENALMAATLARGTTVLKNAAREPEISDLARCLRRMGAQIDGEGTDTITIQGVDSLGGATHPVVTDRIELGTYMLAPAMCGGEVELLGGRIDLLASFCEKLDEAGISVEETARGLVVARRNGRVRAVDVTTEPYPGFPTDLQAQFMALMCLAEGTSTLEETIFENRFMHAPELTRMGAQIEVHGGHAKVTGVEELRGAPVMATDLRASVSLILAGMAAEGQTTVSRVYHLDRGYEHVVGKLRGVGAHIERVKEE